A single genomic interval of Lysobacter avium harbors:
- a CDS encoding SAM-dependent methyltransferase: protein MNATTSELAVDRPAPGLLGQAELGRIPDGVLRLGIRRLCAQRLREEREGGVAGQAARYAERMAMLRHSPVAIHTEAANAQHYELPPGFFELCLGKRLKYSSCYYPRGDESLDEAEEAMLALYCERAELADGQDILELGCGWGSLTLWMAEHYPAARIVAVSNSHQQREHILARCRERGLANVQVRTCDVNLLELDGAAFDRCVTIEMFEHMRNYETLLGRIGDWLRPGGKLFVHIFAHQHLMYPFETHGDDNWMGRHFFTGGLMPAADTLLWFQSSLRIDQRWHLDGTHYQRTANHWLANQDAQRDAVMRVLTQAYGQQGAALWFQRWRMFWMSCSELFGFDDGQQWLVAHYRFVRP, encoded by the coding sequence ATGAACGCCACCACTTCCGAGCTGGCCGTGGACCGTCCAGCCCCCGGCCTGCTGGGGCAGGCCGAACTGGGTCGGATTCCCGATGGTGTGTTGCGCCTGGGTATCCGACGCCTGTGCGCGCAGCGATTGCGCGAGGAGCGCGAAGGAGGGGTTGCGGGCCAGGCCGCGCGCTACGCAGAGCGTATGGCCATGCTCAGGCACAGCCCGGTCGCCATCCATACCGAGGCCGCCAACGCCCAGCACTACGAGTTGCCGCCGGGCTTTTTTGAGCTTTGCCTGGGCAAGCGCCTGAAGTACTCCAGTTGCTACTACCCGCGCGGCGATGAATCCCTGGACGAGGCGGAGGAGGCGATGCTGGCGCTGTATTGCGAGCGCGCCGAGCTGGCCGACGGGCAGGACATCCTGGAGCTGGGCTGTGGCTGGGGATCGCTGACCCTGTGGATGGCCGAGCACTACCCGGCCGCACGCATCGTCGCCGTATCCAACTCGCATCAGCAGCGCGAGCATATCCTCGCGCGCTGCCGCGAACGCGGCCTCGCCAATGTGCAGGTGCGCACCTGCGATGTGAACCTTCTCGAGCTGGATGGCGCGGCCTTCGACCGCTGCGTGACCATCGAGATGTTCGAGCACATGCGCAACTACGAAACCTTGTTGGGCCGCATCGGTGATTGGCTGCGTCCGGGCGGCAAACTGTTCGTCCACATCTTCGCCCACCAGCACCTGATGTATCCGTTCGAGACGCACGGCGATGACAACTGGATGGGCCGGCACTTCTTCACCGGCGGGCTGATGCCGGCCGCCGACACGCTGCTGTGGTTCCAGTCCAGCCTGCGCATCGACCAGCGCTGGCATCTGGACGGCACCCATTACCAGCGCACCGCCAATCACTGGCTGGCCAACCAGGACGCGCAGCGCGACGCCGTGATGCGGGTGCTCACCCAGGCCTACGGCCAGCAAGGAGCGGCGCTGTGGTTCCAGCGCTGGCGCATGTTCTGGATGTCGTGCTCGGAGCTGTTCGGCTTCGACGATGGCCAGCAGTGGCTGGTTGCGCATTACCGCTTCGTGCGTCCCTGA
- the msrB gene encoding peptide-methionine (R)-S-oxide reductase MsrB, producing the protein MSQYRKDPDAIQQLTLEQFRVTQQSGTEAPGSGEYLHHNAPGIYVDVVSGEPLFASADKFDAACGWPSFTKPIEPAHVSEVRDTSHGMVRVEVRSTHGDSHLGHVFPDGPPDRGGLRYCINSASLRFIPRDQMQAQGYGDYLDQVEGGR; encoded by the coding sequence ATGAGCCAGTACCGCAAAGACCCCGATGCCATCCAACAGCTGACGCTCGAGCAGTTCCGCGTCACCCAGCAATCGGGCACCGAAGCGCCCGGCAGCGGCGAGTACCTCCACCACAACGCGCCCGGCATCTATGTGGATGTCGTGTCCGGTGAGCCGCTGTTCGCGTCGGCGGACAAGTTCGACGCGGCCTGCGGCTGGCCCAGCTTCACCAAGCCGATCGAACCGGCCCACGTCAGCGAGGTGCGCGACACCAGCCATGGCATGGTCCGGGTCGAGGTGCGCTCCACCCACGGCGACAGCCATCTGGGTCACGTGTTCCCCGATGGGCCACCGGATCGCGGCGGGCTGCGGTATTGCATCAACTCGGCCTCGCTGCGCTTCATTCCGCGCGACCAGATGCAGGCCCAGGGGTACGGCGACTACCTCGACCAGGTGGAGGGCGGGCGATGA
- the msrA gene encoding peptide-methionine (S)-S-oxide reductase MsrA: MSTERAVLAGGCFWGMQDLIRRQEGVVSTRVGYTGGEIANATYRNHGNHAEAIEIVFDPARTSYRKLLEFFFQIHDPSTVDRQGNDRGASYRSAIFTTSDEQRRVALDTIADVDASGLWPGKVVTEVVPAGDFWEAEPEHQDYLERIPHGYTCHFIRPGWTLPRRGSAGGSDAGPTQQT, translated from the coding sequence ATGAGCACGGAACGCGCAGTACTCGCCGGCGGCTGCTTCTGGGGCATGCAGGACCTGATCCGCCGCCAGGAAGGCGTGGTGTCCACGCGTGTGGGCTACACCGGCGGCGAGATAGCCAACGCCACCTATCGCAACCATGGCAACCACGCCGAGGCCATCGAGATCGTGTTCGACCCGGCGCGGACCAGCTACCGCAAACTGCTGGAGTTCTTCTTCCAGATCCACGACCCCTCGACGGTGGACCGGCAGGGCAACGACCGGGGCGCGTCCTACCGCTCGGCGATCTTCACCACCTCCGACGAGCAGCGCCGGGTCGCGCTGGACACCATCGCCGATGTCGACGCATCAGGCCTGTGGCCGGGGAAAGTCGTTACCGAAGTCGTGCCTGCCGGTGATTTCTGGGAGGCCGAACCCGAGCACCAGGATTACCTGGAGCGCATTCCGCATGGATATACCTGCCACTTCATCCGCCCGGGCTGGACGCTGCCGCGGCGCGGGTCTGCGGGCGGAAGCGACGCCGGGCCCACGCAGCAGACTTGA